One region of Chryseobacterium sp. SORGH_AS_0447 genomic DNA includes:
- a CDS encoding pitrilysin family protein: MKKRLLSVAAAAFFGMALNAQQIKFEEYDLPNGLHVILHQDNSAPVVTTGVMYHVGAKDEVKGRTGFAHFFEHLLFEGTPNIKRGDWFKIVSSNGGQNNANTTNDRTYYYETFPSNNEQLGLWMESERMRHAVINQVGVDTQREVVKEEKRLRMDNQPYGNLFTTIQKNLFTNHPYNWPTIGSMEDLNAAKLDEFQAFYKKFYVPNNATLVVAGDIKPEQTKKWIQEYYGGIPKGTVYPKNYAKDAPITQEKEVTATDPNIQLPAYVFAYRTPANKEKDAYVLDMLSSYLSNGKSSVLYKKLVDQDKKALQVQAFNQGLEDYGIFAFFAIPMGQTTKAALQADIDAEIKKIQTTLISEEDYQKLQNQFENQFVNANSSIQGIAASLATNHVLMGNTNLINKEIDIYRSITRQDLQNAAKKYLNSNQRVIINYVPEKK; the protein is encoded by the coding sequence ATGAAAAAACGACTTCTTTCTGTTGCTGCAGCGGCTTTCTTCGGAATGGCCCTGAATGCACAACAAATTAAATTCGAGGAATATGACTTACCAAACGGTCTTCACGTAATTCTTCATCAGGACAATTCTGCACCGGTTGTTACAACAGGCGTAATGTACCACGTAGGTGCCAAAGATGAAGTAAAAGGAAGAACAGGTTTTGCCCACTTTTTCGAGCACCTTTTATTTGAAGGAACGCCGAATATCAAAAGAGGCGACTGGTTTAAGATCGTTTCTTCAAACGGAGGACAAAACAACGCTAACACGACAAACGACAGAACGTATTACTATGAAACTTTCCCATCCAATAACGAACAGTTAGGCCTTTGGATGGAATCGGAGAGAATGCGTCATGCCGTAATCAACCAGGTGGGAGTTGACACCCAAAGAGAAGTTGTAAAGGAAGAGAAAAGGCTGAGAATGGATAACCAGCCCTACGGAAACCTTTTCACGACCATTCAGAAAAACTTATTTACCAATCACCCGTATAACTGGCCGACCATCGGTTCTATGGAAGACCTGAACGCAGCAAAGCTTGACGAGTTCCAGGCTTTCTACAAGAAATTCTATGTTCCGAACAATGCAACCTTGGTGGTAGCAGGAGATATTAAGCCTGAGCAGACGAAGAAATGGATTCAGGAATATTACGGCGGAATCCCGAAAGGAACGGTTTATCCTAAAAATTATGCGAAAGATGCACCGATCACTCAGGAAAAAGAAGTAACGGCAACAGATCCGAATATCCAGCTTCCGGCTTATGTGTTCGCGTACAGAACACCGGCTAACAAAGAAAAAGATGCTTATGTTTTAGACATGCTTTCTTCTTACCTGAGCAACGGTAAATCTTCTGTTCTTTATAAAAAATTAGTGGATCAGGATAAGAAAGCCCTACAAGTACAGGCTTTCAACCAGGGTCTTGAAGACTACGGAATTTTCGCGTTCTTCGCCATCCCGATGGGACAGACGACCAAGGCAGCTTTACAGGCAGACATCGATGCAGAAATCAAAAAGATTCAGACGACGTTAATCTCCGAAGAAGATTACCAGAAGCTTCAGAACCAGTTTGAGAACCAATTTGTAAATGCCAATTCCAGCATCCAGGGAATCGCTGCTTCATTGGCGACCAACCACGTATTGATGGGCAACACCAACCTGATTAATAAGGAAATCGATATTTACCGATCGATCACCAGACAGGATCTTCAGAATGCGGCTAAAAAATATCTTAATTCCAACCAAAGAGTAATCATCAACTACGTACCTGAGAAAAAGTAA
- a CDS encoding pitrilysin family protein: MKKQLTYIAAAFFFAGMVSAQKIDLNAMPKPGPTPVINIAKPKTFQMSNGLTVMVVENNKLPRVNASLTMDRPPYYEGNVVGASEIMAEQFENGTMNLSKDAFNKKVDYLGANLNFSSNGASANSLSKYFPEVLGLMADAIVNPKFSAEEIQDSKDRAIEGLKSEEKNASAIASRVSNALMYGKNTSRGEFETVETINRIQLADVQNIYKKYYTPDNAYLVIVGDVKFEKVKPMIEKAFSGWKKANTPITPVEPAVNVAKTEIDVVDVPSAVQSVVSVNNLNTLKMKDPNYFPATIANYILGGGGEARLFMNLREKNGFTYGAYSNMSPSKYSPQFSASASVRNEVTDKAVKEFMNELNAISNVKPEELANAKAKLKGSFILSLEQPATIARFALNQKIQDLPDDFYTNYLKSIDKVTAADVSGAVNSTILPNQSRIFIAGKASDISEGLEKLGYPVKYYDTQANPVAKPSAKKVDANVTVASVTDKYIDAIGGKANVSKISSYTINATMSMQGQNLTVKTVKAQGGKELTQVTSGGQVFFKEVFDGKTGYAEQMGQKIPVKPEEIAEKQKNTELFEEMAFAKSPEYKLMGIEKVGGEDSYAIKGPETTYYYSVKTGLKTGETRTVKAQGQQFSVPTVFSDYKDVAGVKMPYTISVNQMGMDMTMTVKSYEINQAKDADFK; the protein is encoded by the coding sequence ATGAAAAAGCAATTAACATATATAGCTGCAGCATTTTTCTTCGCAGGAATGGTTTCAGCACAAAAAATAGATCTTAATGCAATGCCGAAACCGGGACCGACGCCTGTGATCAACATTGCAAAACCGAAGACGTTCCAGATGAGCAACGGCCTTACCGTAATGGTGGTGGAAAACAACAAGCTTCCACGCGTAAACGCGAGCCTTACCATGGACAGACCTCCTTATTATGAAGGGAATGTAGTGGGGGCCAGCGAAATAATGGCGGAGCAGTTCGAAAATGGAACTATGAACCTGAGCAAGGATGCCTTCAACAAAAAAGTGGATTACCTTGGAGCAAACCTGAATTTCTCTTCCAATGGGGCTTCAGCAAACTCCCTTTCAAAATATTTTCCTGAAGTATTGGGACTGATGGCAGATGCCATCGTTAATCCTAAATTTTCGGCTGAAGAAATCCAGGATTCCAAAGACAGAGCCATCGAAGGACTGAAATCTGAAGAAAAGAACGCTTCTGCTATCGCTTCAAGAGTTTCAAACGCGTTGATGTACGGAAAAAACACATCAAGAGGTGAATTTGAAACCGTTGAAACCATCAACAGAATCCAACTGGCTGACGTACAGAATATCTACAAGAAATATTACACTCCGGATAACGCCTATCTGGTAATCGTAGGAGATGTAAAATTTGAGAAAGTAAAGCCGATGATTGAAAAGGCTTTCAGCGGATGGAAAAAAGCCAACACGCCGATCACTCCGGTAGAGCCTGCTGTGAACGTTGCTAAAACGGAAATCGATGTAGTGGATGTTCCTTCTGCCGTACAGTCTGTGGTTTCGGTAAACAACCTGAACACCTTAAAAATGAAAGATCCTAACTACTTCCCTGCAACAATCGCGAATTATATCCTTGGCGGTGGTGGTGAAGCAAGGCTTTTCATGAACCTTCGTGAGAAAAACGGATTTACTTACGGTGCTTATTCAAACATGAGCCCGAGCAAATATTCTCCACAGTTCTCTGCAAGTGCCAGTGTAAGAAACGAGGTAACGGATAAAGCGGTAAAAGAGTTCATGAACGAACTTAACGCAATCTCAAACGTAAAGCCGGAAGAATTGGCCAATGCCAAAGCTAAGCTTAAAGGTTCTTTCATCCTTTCTCTGGAGCAGCCCGCAACGATTGCTAGATTTGCCCTGAACCAGAAAATCCAGGATCTTCCCGATGATTTCTATACCAACTATCTTAAGTCGATCGATAAAGTAACCGCTGCTGATGTTTCGGGTGCTGTAAATTCGACCATTTTACCTAATCAGAGCAGAATTTTCATCGCCGGTAAAGCTTCCGATATTTCTGAAGGACTGGAAAAATTAGGATATCCTGTAAAATATTACGACACTCAGGCTAATCCTGTTGCAAAACCGTCTGCGAAAAAAGTAGACGCTAATGTAACGGTAGCTTCTGTTACCGATAAATACATCGATGCGATCGGAGGAAAAGCGAACGTTTCTAAAATTTCTTCATATACCATAAACGCTACGATGTCTATGCAGGGACAGAACCTCACCGTGAAAACGGTAAAAGCACAGGGCGGAAAAGAGCTGACTCAGGTAACTTCCGGGGGACAAGTTTTTTTCAAAGAGGTTTTTGACGGGAAAACCGGATATGCCGAACAAATGGGCCAGAAAATTCCTGTAAAACCGGAGGAGATCGCCGAAAAACAGAAAAATACCGAGCTTTTTGAAGAAATGGCTTTCGCCAAATCTCCTGAATATAAACTGATGGGCATCGAGAAAGTTGGCGGTGAGGATTCTTACGCCATCAAAGGCCCTGAAACGACATATTACTACAGCGTTAAAACCGGATTAAAGACCGGGGAAACCAGAACGGTAAAGGCTCAGGGGCAGCAGTTCAGCGTTCCTACCGTATTCTCGGATTACAAAGATGTGGCAGGTGTAAAAATGCCGTACACGATCTCTGTAAACCAGATGGGAATGGATATGACGATGACTGTAAAGTCTTACGAAATCAATCAGGCAAAAGATGCTGATTTTAAATAA
- the secG gene encoding preprotein translocase subunit SecG, whose amino-acid sequence MDSIFILLMVLIMIASILLVIIVMAQNPKGGGLSSTFGGASSAQFGVQRTNDFMEKATWTLGGTIIVLILLSVVITGKPSAAAPAVQAPVKKEAPANQTAAPASTPAPVQTPAPTK is encoded by the coding sequence ATGGATTCTATATTTATACTATTGATGGTTCTTATTATGATCGCCAGTATTTTACTGGTTATCATCGTTATGGCTCAAAATCCAAAAGGCGGAGGCCTTTCCAGTACTTTCGGAGGTGCATCTTCAGCTCAGTTTGGAGTGCAGAGAACCAACGACTTTATGGAAAAAGCAACATGGACGCTGGGCGGAACTATTATCGTTCTTATCCTGTTGAGTGTTGTGATTACAGGTAAACCATCGGCTGCGGCACCAGCAGTTCAGGCTCCCGTAAAAAAGGAAGCTCCGGCTAACCAGACTGCGGCTCCTGCTTCAACACCGGCTCCGGTTCAGACTCCGGCACCAACCAAATAA
- a CDS encoding glycosyltransferase family 2 protein, translating into MRLSVIIVNYNVTQLLRNCLLSVRNYLADIGYEVIVVDNASTDLSWKNLISEFPEVHFISSETNDGFAKGNNKAIKAAKGEYLLLLNPDTELEGFYMKEILDFADSHKDFGCLGVRMHDAEGNFLPESKRSVPDMFNSFEKLFTNFKKNNSKSYYRCDINEQAVAEVDVITGAFLLVKKEVYQKVGGLDEAYFMYGEDIDLCYTLLRNGFKNFYYGKTSILHHKGESTVKNEVYLERFYGAMHIFIDKYYRKSKPVQYSFLKAGLNLRHKIEKIKLK; encoded by the coding sequence ATGAGGTTGTCCGTCATTATCGTTAATTATAATGTCACCCAATTGCTTCGGAACTGTCTTTTATCTGTCCGGAATTATTTGGCAGATATCGGTTACGAGGTGATTGTGGTAGATAATGCTTCAACGGATTTGTCCTGGAAAAACCTGATCTCCGAATTTCCGGAAGTACACTTCATTTCTTCCGAAACCAATGACGGCTTTGCCAAAGGCAATAACAAGGCGATAAAAGCGGCGAAAGGGGAGTATCTCCTGCTCCTGAATCCGGACACTGAGCTGGAAGGTTTTTACATGAAGGAAATACTGGACTTTGCAGATTCCCATAAAGATTTCGGCTGTCTGGGCGTAAGGATGCACGATGCAGAAGGAAATTTTTTACCTGAAAGCAAACGTTCTGTTCCTGATATGTTTAATTCTTTTGAAAAGCTTTTTACCAATTTTAAAAAGAATAATTCCAAGTCGTATTACCGATGTGATATAAATGAACAGGCAGTCGCAGAGGTAGATGTTATTACCGGGGCGTTTCTGCTGGTGAAGAAAGAGGTCTATCAGAAAGTAGGAGGATTGGATGAAGCTTATTTTATGTATGGGGAAGATATCGATCTCTGTTACACTTTACTCAGAAACGGCTTTAAAAACTTTTATTACGGTAAGACTTCCATTCTTCATCATAAAGGGGAAAGCACGGTAAAAAACGAAGTATACCTGGAACGCTTTTACGGAGCCATGCATATTTTTATCGATAAATACTACCGAAAGTCAAAGCCGGTACAGTATTCCTTTCTGAAGGCCGGATTGAACCTGAGGCATAAAATTGAAAAGATTAAACTGAAATAG
- a CDS encoding glycosyltransferase family 2 protein — translation MISVIIPLYNAENTILAALNSIKAQTVDTREFEIIIINDGSTDGSKKAVESFIRENTALKIQFFEQANGGVSKARNTGLRAATGEFIALLDSDDEWLPEKTEKQLKLLTARNLDIDFLATRRNNSKILPPYQVKNNLAEITFNKLLLRNEAQPSTVIFKRKILEETGFFNEDQRYAEDLNYWMKISIHHKMYILDESLLIADGGKRTFGVSGLSANLSEMEKGFQKNLREMYLLKNINLFQYLLLKVFYKGKYLLLLTRTFYYNLKN, via the coding sequence ATGATTTCCGTAATTATTCCTTTATACAACGCTGAAAATACCATCCTGGCTGCGCTGAATTCCATAAAAGCCCAGACGGTAGACACAAGGGAATTTGAAATCATCATCATCAACGACGGTTCTACAGACGGGAGCAAAAAAGCTGTTGAGTCATTTATCAGAGAGAATACTGCCTTAAAAATCCAGTTTTTCGAACAGGCGAACGGTGGTGTTTCGAAGGCCCGAAATACGGGCTTACGGGCAGCTACCGGCGAATTTATTGCCCTGTTGGATTCGGATGACGAGTGGCTTCCCGAAAAAACGGAAAAGCAGCTGAAGTTGCTTACGGCTAGAAATCTGGATATCGACTTTCTCGCGACCCGCAGGAACAACAGCAAAATCCTGCCGCCTTACCAGGTGAAAAACAACTTGGCGGAGATTACTTTTAATAAGCTGCTCTTGCGGAATGAAGCCCAGCCTTCCACAGTGATTTTTAAAAGAAAAATCCTCGAAGAAACAGGGTTCTTTAATGAAGACCAGCGGTACGCAGAGGACCTGAATTATTGGATGAAGATTTCGATACACCATAAAATGTATATTCTTGATGAAAGCCTGCTGATCGCAGACGGAGGAAAAAGGACCTTCGGGGTTTCCGGACTTTCTGCCAATCTTTCAGAAATGGAAAAAGGGTTTCAGAAAAATCTGAGGGAAATGTATCTTCTGAAAAATATAAATTTGTTTCAATACCTATTGCTAAAGGTTTTTTATAAAGGGAAATACTTACTTTTGCTTACAAGAACATTTTATTACAATTTAAAAAACTAA
- the recR gene encoding recombination mediator RecR: MDYPSKVLAKAVDEISGLPGIGRKTALRLALHLLKQPNSRAVSLGNSLISLVNDIKYCKECHNFSDFEICEICSNDKRSDELICIVEDVRDVIAIENTGKYSGKYLILGGKISPMEGVGPNQLNIPSIEKKLSEGKVKEFIFALSATMEGDTTAYYIYKKFKDAEVNFSSIARGISVGDELEYADEISLGRSIMNRLPYSEGNS; the protein is encoded by the coding sequence ATGGATTACCCAAGTAAAGTATTGGCAAAAGCGGTAGATGAAATTTCCGGGCTTCCCGGAATCGGAAGGAAAACAGCTTTGCGACTGGCATTACATTTATTGAAGCAGCCCAATTCCAGAGCGGTGAGCCTGGGAAACTCCCTCATCAGCCTTGTTAACGATATCAAATACTGCAAAGAATGTCATAATTTTTCAGATTTTGAAATCTGTGAAATTTGCAGCAATGATAAACGGAGTGATGAGCTGATTTGTATCGTGGAAGATGTGCGTGATGTAATCGCCATTGAAAATACCGGGAAATACTCCGGGAAATATCTGATCCTGGGTGGTAAAATTTCCCCGATGGAAGGAGTAGGGCCCAACCAGCTGAATATCCCGAGCATTGAAAAAAAGCTGAGCGAAGGAAAGGTAAAGGAATTTATTTTTGCGCTGAGCGCTACGATGGAAGGAGATACCACGGCTTATTATATCTACAAAAAGTTCAAAGATGCCGAGGTGAATTTTTCAAGCATTGCACGAGGGATTTCCGTAGGGGATGAACTCGAGTATGCCGATGAGATTTCGTTGGGAAGATCGATTATGAACAGACTTCCTTACAGTGAAGGAAATTCTTAA
- a CDS encoding aminoacyl-histidine dipeptidase — MELSNIEPQIIWKNFSRLNAVPRPSKKEERVIAFIKEFGENLGLETTVDAVGNVIIRKPATPGMEDRKSVVLQSHLDMVCQKNNDVNFDFETEGINMEVDGDWVKAKGTTLGADNGLGVATIMSVLESSDIPHPALEVLFTIDEETGMTGALGLRPGQLTGDILLNLDTEEDDEIDIGCAGGIDVTISQNYPTEAAQGQIVRFEVKGLQGGHSGMDIHKGFGNANMILGRLLYKALEKENIQLVSIDGGGLRNAIPREAVAIASVRNAQEFIDELSTGLKNEILEEFASIEAGIQINIEHATTSEKAISEGDSKKIILTLKSLHNGVYRMSPDVKDLVESSNNVARVELKEGALRILNLSRSSVESSKDAVAEQLKSVADLAGMNTVFSGSYPGWKPKPGSEIVQLMEKIYTEKFTEKPHVVACHAGLECGIIGANYPEMEMVSFGPTIRGAHSPDEKANISSTQKFWSFLKDILANIPQK; from the coding sequence ATGGAACTATCGAATATAGAACCGCAGATTATCTGGAAAAATTTCTCCAGATTAAATGCAGTTCCGAGACCATCAAAAAAAGAAGAAAGGGTAATTGCCTTCATCAAGGAATTCGGTGAAAATCTGGGACTTGAAACAACAGTAGATGCCGTGGGAAATGTAATCATCAGAAAACCGGCCACTCCGGGAATGGAAGACCGCAAATCGGTGGTTTTGCAATCCCATCTGGATATGGTCTGCCAGAAAAACAATGATGTAAATTTCGATTTTGAAACGGAAGGCATCAATATGGAAGTTGACGGGGACTGGGTAAAGGCAAAAGGAACTACTTTGGGTGCCGACAACGGTCTGGGAGTGGCAACCATCATGTCGGTCCTGGAAAGTTCGGATATTCCGCACCCTGCTCTGGAAGTTCTTTTTACCATCGACGAAGAAACCGGGATGACAGGGGCATTAGGACTGAGACCGGGACAACTGACCGGTGATATTTTACTGAACCTGGATACGGAAGAAGATGATGAAATCGATATCGGCTGTGCAGGAGGCATTGACGTTACGATTTCCCAAAATTATCCAACAGAAGCGGCTCAGGGACAAATTGTAAGATTTGAAGTGAAAGGTCTTCAGGGCGGTCATTCCGGAATGGATATCCACAAAGGTTTCGGGAATGCGAATATGATCCTGGGACGCCTGTTGTACAAAGCACTGGAAAAAGAAAACATTCAGCTGGTTTCCATCGATGGCGGCGGACTGAGAAATGCTATTCCGAGAGAAGCTGTGGCGATTGCATCCGTAAGAAATGCCCAGGAATTTATTGACGAACTGTCAACCGGCCTTAAAAATGAAATTTTAGAGGAATTTGCCAGTATAGAAGCCGGAATCCAGATTAATATTGAACATGCGACTACTTCTGAAAAAGCCATTTCCGAAGGAGATTCAAAGAAAATTATTCTGACGTTGAAATCCCTTCATAATGGTGTATACCGAATGAGTCCGGATGTGAAGGATCTGGTAGAATCTTCAAACAATGTGGCAAGGGTTGAACTGAAAGAAGGGGCTTTAAGAATTTTAAACCTTTCCCGGTCATCGGTTGAATCTTCTAAAGATGCTGTAGCGGAGCAGCTTAAATCCGTGGCAGATTTAGCAGGAATGAATACGGTATTCAGCGGTTCTTATCCGGGATGGAAGCCGAAGCCGGGTTCTGAAATCGTTCAGCTGATGGAGAAAATCTATACGGAAAAGTTTACGGAAAAACCTCATGTTGTAGCTTGCCACGCCGGACTGGAATGCGGAATCATCGGAGCAAACTACCCTGAAATGGAAATGGTAAGCTTCGGACCAACGATCCGTGGCGCCCACTCTCCGGACGAAAAGGCAAACATCTCCTCCACCCAGAAATTCTGGAGCTTCCTAAAAGATATTTTAGCGAATATTCCACAGAAATAA
- a CDS encoding GTP pyrophosphokinase family protein, whose protein sequence is MPDDYLNKILAEYKESHSLYSALGSKVEHTVKRLCKNIPIHQITSRVKTRGSLAQKIIKKDKYRNLDDITDILGLRIITYFEDDISKIEEILNREFTVDWTNSVDKGNIEIDKFGYRSIHFILQISENKAEMKDYADFKNIRFEIQIRSILQHSWAEIEHDLGYKSVTDIPQKAQRTFYRVAALLEQADIEFTKLKKEIHEFENSVSKNLKNKRELININESTIIAFVKKNTLLREIENKVRKALKTPGQSKFDTAYISANHFPAQLKDLGILNLIQLEDELLKHKDDIITSEISYLKSVNKNLTDQSIKFAIPQGAPILWLIHYLQSKHNTR, encoded by the coding sequence ATGCCTGACGATTATCTGAATAAAATTTTAGCCGAATATAAAGAATCCCATTCCTTATATTCCGCTTTAGGTTCCAAAGTGGAACATACGGTAAAAAGATTATGCAAGAATATTCCTATCCATCAGATCACCAGCAGAGTAAAAACCAGAGGAAGCCTTGCCCAGAAAATCATCAAAAAAGATAAATACAGGAACCTGGACGATATCACCGACATTCTGGGATTGAGAATCATCACCTATTTTGAAGATGACATTTCCAAAATTGAGGAAATCCTGAACCGTGAATTCACCGTTGACTGGACCAATTCTGTCGATAAGGGAAATATAGAGATTGATAAGTTCGGATACAGAAGTATTCATTTTATCCTTCAGATCAGTGAAAATAAAGCGGAGATGAAAGATTATGCGGACTTTAAAAATATCAGGTTTGAAATTCAGATCAGGAGTATTCTCCAGCATTCATGGGCAGAAATCGAGCATGACCTGGGATATAAATCGGTTACGGATATTCCTCAGAAGGCACAACGTACATTCTACCGGGTCGCAGCCCTGCTCGAACAGGCAGATATAGAATTTACCAAGCTGAAAAAGGAAATCCATGAATTTGAAAATTCAGTAAGTAAAAACCTCAAGAACAAAAGAGAACTGATTAATATCAATGAATCAACTATTATTGCCTTTGTAAAAAAGAACACATTGCTTCGCGAGATCGAAAACAAAGTGAGGAAAGCACTCAAAACGCCTGGCCAATCAAAGTTTGATACCGCTTATATTTCGGCAAATCATTTTCCGGCACAGCTTAAAGATCTGGGAATTCTGAATCTTATACAATTGGAGGACGAGCTTTTGAAGCATAAAGACGACATTATCACCAGTGAAATCAGTTATCTGAAGTCAGTAAATAAAAATCTGACCGACCAGAGCATTAAATTTGCCATTCCGCAGGGAGCTCCTATACTATGGCTGATTCATTATCTCCAAAGCAAGCATAATACAAGATAA
- a CDS encoding ferredoxin codes for MSDINIKITDREGVTHDVVAPTDMSMNLMEIIRSYELAEEGTIGVCGGMAMCASCQVYVVNDPGLEPMGDEEDAMLGEAFHVESNSRLGCQLHIVPEMEGLEVEIAPYP; via the coding sequence ATGAGCGATATAAACATAAAGATCACCGACCGTGAAGGCGTGACCCATGATGTAGTAGCCCCAACGGATATGTCCATGAATTTAATGGAAATCATCCGTTCGTATGAATTGGCAGAGGAAGGAACGATAGGGGTTTGCGGAGGAATGGCCATGTGTGCTTCCTGTCAGGTGTACGTGGTAAACGATCCTGGGCTTGAGCCGATGGGGGATGAAGAAGATGCTATGCTGGGTGAAGCGTTCCATGTAGAAAGCAACAGCAGACTGGGCTGCCAGCTGCACATCGTTCCAGAAATGGAAGGGCTGGAAGTAGAGATTGCCCCTTATCCTTAG
- a CDS encoding NAD(P)/FAD-dependent oxidoreductase yields the protein MITTDILIIGAGPTGLFAVFEAGLLKMKCHIIDALPQPGGQLAELYPKKPIFDIPGYPSVNAGELVDNLMEQIKQFQPGFTLGETAVSYTKVDDEWFEVVTNKGTVHRAKAIAIAGGLGTFEPRKPTIENVADYEEKGLEYFIKEPEHFRNKKVIIAGGGDSALDWSIFLSNVASEVTLIHRRNEFRGALDSVEKVQELKNQGKIKLITPAEVTAIKGDGKVEAITVAIDGQDPYDIETDYFIPLFGLTPKLGEIGNWGLNIEKNAIVVNNALDYQTNIDGIYAIGDINTYPGKLKLILCGFHEATLMCQSVYNRLNPGKKFVLKYTTVSGVDGFDGSRKEAEKAVVKKID from the coding sequence ATGATAACGACCGATATATTGATCATAGGAGCCGGCCCGACTGGACTTTTTGCTGTATTTGAAGCAGGTTTACTGAAAATGAAGTGCCACATTATCGATGCACTTCCTCAACCGGGAGGACAATTGGCTGAGCTTTATCCTAAAAAACCTATTTTCGATATTCCGGGTTATCCTTCCGTGAATGCGGGAGAACTGGTAGATAATCTGATGGAGCAGATCAAGCAGTTCCAACCTGGGTTTACCTTGGGTGAAACCGCTGTTTCATACACCAAAGTAGATGATGAATGGTTTGAGGTGGTTACCAATAAAGGAACAGTCCACCGGGCAAAAGCCATTGCCATCGCTGGAGGTCTTGGAACTTTTGAACCTAGAAAGCCAACGATTGAAAACGTTGCCGATTACGAAGAAAAAGGTCTTGAGTATTTCATAAAAGAACCTGAGCATTTCAGAAATAAAAAAGTAATCATTGCAGGTGGAGGAGATTCAGCTCTGGATTGGAGCATCTTCTTATCAAATGTAGCCAGCGAAGTTACCTTGATCCACAGGAGAAATGAGTTCCGTGGCGCATTGGATTCCGTAGAGAAAGTTCAGGAGCTTAAAAATCAAGGTAAAATTAAACTGATTACTCCGGCAGAAGTTACGGCCATCAAAGGTGACGGAAAGGTAGAAGCTATCACGGTAGCGATCGACGGACAGGATCCTTATGATATTGAAACGGATTATTTCATTCCTTTATTTGGTTTGACTCCGAAATTGGGAGAAATCGGAAACTGGGGACTGAATATCGAGAAAAATGCCATCGTTGTAAACAATGCTTTGGATTACCAGACCAACATAGACGGAATTTATGCCATCGGCGATATCAATACCTATCCAGGAAAACTGAAGCTGATCCTTTGCGGATTCCACGAGGCCACCTTAATGTGCCAGAGTGTGTACAACCGACTGAACCCGGGTAAAAAATTCGTATTGAAATATACAACGGTAAGTGGGGTAGATGGTTTCGACGGTAGCCGAAAAGAAGCTGAGAAAGCCGTTGTGAAAAAAATTGACTAA
- a CDS encoding DUF3108 domain-containing protein: MKKIFNVISLFLFFLGYGQITNINDGESITLRIHYGFLNAGYANLTAQKTNYKGVPHLHVRGTGQTTGAVKAFFKVDDFYESYINMQTELPSFYVRNVKEGSYRQHLETVFNHSNNTLILTDRKTPANGSKVIKSVKGVQDMLSCFYYLRSKSPAELRVGSVINMNVWIDDEMFPFQLKVTGTENLDTKFGTINCLKIIPSVKSGRVFKEKEGVTMWVSNDANHIPILLKAEIAVGSLKASIDSFKNVKYPLKFTK; encoded by the coding sequence ATGAAGAAAATTTTTAATGTAATTTCCCTTTTTTTATTCTTTCTCGGCTACGGCCAGATCACCAATATTAATGATGGTGAGTCGATTACCCTGAGAATCCATTACGGATTTCTAAATGCCGGCTATGCTAATCTTACTGCACAAAAAACCAACTATAAAGGCGTTCCCCATCTTCATGTAAGAGGAACGGGACAGACTACCGGCGCGGTAAAGGCATTTTTTAAGGTGGATGATTTTTACGAAAGCTATATCAACATGCAGACGGAGCTTCCCAGCTTTTATGTCAGAAATGTAAAGGAAGGCAGCTACAGACAGCATCTTGAAACGGTTTTCAACCACAGCAACAATACATTAATCCTAACCGACAGAAAAACTCCGGCCAACGGATCTAAAGTGATAAAATCCGTAAAAGGGGTACAGGATATGCTTTCCTGTTTTTATTACCTGAGAAGCAAAAGCCCGGCAGAACTTAGAGTTGGAAGTGTGATCAACATGAACGTATGGATTGATGATGAAATGTTCCCTTTTCAGCTGAAAGTAACGGGAACGGAAAATCTGGATACGAAATTCGGAACCATCAACTGCCTGAAAATTATTCCATCGGTAAAAAGTGGAAGGGTTTTTAAAGAAAAAGAAGGGGTAACAATGTGGGTATCTAATGATGCCAACCATATACCGATTCTCCTGAAAGCGGAAATTGCCGTAGGATCGTTGAAAGCAAGCATTGATAGTTTTAAAAACGTAAAATATCCTTTAAAGTTTACAAAGTAA